In Dyadobacter sp. NIV53, a single window of DNA contains:
- a CDS encoding esterase has protein sequence MHQIKKLYISTLILFAGTPSLFAQQANVNLDWNPQKNTENLVPYGGNVVSPDVHDDQTITFRVKAPDVQKVELTGGPILLALKSKNPIAFKKDNDSIWTLTVGPVKPNIYVYRLLLDHVAVVDPNNTITGSSNQPGYSSVVVHGNGPAYYDAKKVPHGNVNRHIYHSDVLDGEREIFAYTPPGYDAKKKYPVLYLLGGSGELANGWSVDGRANFIADNLLAEGKMVPMIIAMPNNQVLHRSDPNHVDKTYKLFEAELRKQIVPFIDQSYSTITDRKGRAIAGLSMGGRHTQVVGMNDLDLFSSFGIFSAGDLETEKMNAVFFKDPQVKQKVDYLLVGLGSGETESAVGKRSAATHEALEKFGIRHEYVIVGEGAHDWGTWRLLLNDKLLPNLWKKK, from the coding sequence ATGCATCAAATTAAAAAATTATACATTTCTACCCTGATCCTATTTGCAGGAACGCCTTCTTTATTTGCACAGCAGGCCAATGTAAACCTGGATTGGAACCCGCAGAAAAATACAGAAAATCTTGTTCCTTATGGCGGAAACGTGGTTTCACCCGATGTCCATGATGATCAGACCATTACTTTTCGTGTCAAAGCTCCTGATGTACAAAAAGTAGAGCTGACTGGCGGGCCGATATTGCTGGCACTAAAATCCAAAAATCCAATTGCTTTCAAAAAAGATAACGATAGCATCTGGACGCTGACAGTCGGGCCAGTGAAGCCCAATATTTATGTATACCGATTATTGCTGGACCATGTCGCAGTTGTTGATCCCAATAATACTATTACAGGATCTTCCAACCAGCCTGGTTACAGCAGTGTGGTTGTTCATGGAAACGGGCCGGCCTATTATGATGCAAAAAAAGTCCCGCACGGTAATGTAAACAGGCATATTTATCACTCGGATGTGCTGGATGGAGAAAGGGAAATTTTTGCTTATACGCCTCCGGGATATGACGCAAAAAAGAAATATCCCGTCTTGTATTTACTTGGGGGAAGCGGTGAGCTTGCAAATGGCTGGAGCGTTGACGGACGTGCCAATTTTATTGCCGATAACCTGCTTGCCGAAGGAAAAATGGTTCCGATGATCATTGCAATGCCAAACAACCAGGTGCTTCACCGCAGCGATCCAAACCATGTTGATAAGACTTATAAATTATTTGAAGCGGAATTGAGAAAACAAATTGTACCATTTATCGATCAATCATACAGCACCATTACTGACCGTAAAGGCAGAGCTATTGCAGGATTGTCTATGGGTGGCCGGCATACGCAGGTTGTAGGAATGAACGACCTGGATTTGTTCAGCTCATTTGGTATTTTTAGTGCGGGTGATCTGGAAACCGAAAAAATGAATGCTGTTTTTTTCAAAGATCCTCAGGTAAAACAAAAAGTGGATTACCTTCTGGTTGGACTTGGAAGCGGAGAAACGGAATCGGCTGTGGGAAAACGCTCGGCTGCAACTCACGAGGCACTGGAAAAATTCGGAATCAGACACGAGTATGTAATTGTTGGTGAAGGCGCACATGACTGGGGAACCTGGCGACTGTTGCTCAATGATAAATTACTGCCAAACCTGTGGAAGAAAAAGTAA
- a CDS encoding response regulator transcription factor yields MRHKQTILYGISLAVLLFVLKWLELRFVVINHVFEIYIGAIALIFTGLGIWLALKLTKPKIQTVLIEKEIYIHQNNNLAQNEIEILRLGLSKRELEVLGLLSGGLSNQEIADQLFVSLNTIKTHCSRLFEKLEVKSRTQAMEKAKRLGIIS; encoded by the coding sequence ATGAGACATAAGCAGACCATACTTTACGGCATTTCTCTGGCTGTGCTATTATTTGTGTTGAAATGGCTTGAATTGCGTTTTGTGGTCATCAATCATGTTTTTGAAATTTACATTGGTGCTATAGCACTCATCTTTACAGGTCTCGGGATATGGCTTGCGCTTAAATTAACAAAACCTAAAATACAAACGGTTTTAATTGAAAAGGAAATTTACATCCATCAGAATAATAACCTAGCCCAGAACGAAATTGAGATACTGAGACTTGGGTTGAGTAAAAGGGAGCTCGAAGTATTAGGGTTATTGTCAGGTGGTTTGAGCAATCAGGAAATTGCTGATCAGTTATTTGTTTCTTTAAACACAATCAAAACGCATTGTTCGAGATTATTTGAAAAATTAGAAGTGAAATCCAGAACACAGGCTATGGAAAAAGCGAAAAGGCTGGGTATCATTTCCTGA
- a CDS encoding DUF4199 domain-containing protein: MRRNVIVCGLISGIILAGFMVVVTSICYQNEDFQSSMVLGYSSMILAFSLIFVGVKNLRDKFNNGFITFGKAFRIGIYITLIASTMYVLAWVIDYYLFIPDFMDKYTAHVMREIKAAGADQMEIDKKAAEMLDYKEMYKNPLLVLLLTYMEVIPVGLVVSLISALILKRKSKTQITV; encoded by the coding sequence ATGAGAAGAAATGTAATAGTTTGCGGATTGATCTCAGGAATTATCCTGGCTGGATTCATGGTAGTAGTTACTTCTATCTGTTACCAGAATGAGGATTTTCAAAGCAGTATGGTATTGGGCTACTCGTCCATGATCCTGGCTTTTTCTCTCATTTTTGTGGGTGTAAAAAACCTCCGTGATAAGTTTAATAATGGTTTTATCACGTTTGGCAAAGCGTTCCGGATCGGGATTTATATTACTTTGATCGCCTCAACCATGTATGTTCTTGCCTGGGTGATTGATTATTACCTGTTCATTCCTGATTTTATGGATAAATACACAGCGCATGTGATGAGGGAAATTAAAGCAGCAGGTGCAGATCAGATGGAAATTGATAAAAAAGCTGCCGAAATGCTTGATTATAAAGAAATGTATAAAAATCCACTTTTGGTACTGTTGCTTACCTATATGGAAGTGATCCCGGTCGGGCTCGTAGTTTCACTAATCAGCGCATTGATATTAAAAAGAAAATCCAAAACGCAAATCACTGTTTAG
- a CDS encoding class I SAM-dependent methyltransferase, whose translation MKTKTIRELFYDHNGNLIHKWDHYFDIYEKYFSKYQGKEINMLEIGISHGGSLQLWKKYFGDKVHIHAIDINPECKKFEEENVTVYIGSQNEEVFLSDLARTLPEMDIIIDDGGHTMSQQLVSFEYLYLKVKEGGVYIVEDTHTSYWTEFHGGLRNPESFIERSKRLIDSLYDNHIHDDNDKKKVAVNEITSHINGISFYDSMVVFEKEKRKKPFHIQVGNETITPYIPTELKKETLLSRMKSVFKEKKKHSFDLNNHGKI comes from the coding sequence ATGAAGACAAAAACAATCAGAGAGCTATTTTATGATCACAATGGAAACCTGATCCATAAATGGGACCATTATTTTGATATTTATGAAAAATATTTTTCAAAATACCAGGGCAAGGAAATTAATATGCTGGAAATTGGAATTTCACACGGCGGCTCTCTTCAATTATGGAAAAAGTATTTTGGTGATAAGGTCCATATTCATGCGATCGACATTAACCCCGAGTGTAAAAAGTTTGAGGAAGAAAATGTAACCGTTTATATCGGATCGCAAAATGAAGAAGTTTTTCTTAGCGATCTTGCCAGAACATTACCCGAAATGGATATTATTATTGATGACGGCGGCCATACGATGAGCCAGCAGCTGGTATCTTTCGAATATCTTTATCTTAAAGTAAAAGAGGGCGGCGTTTATATTGTGGAAGACACACATACTTCCTACTGGACTGAATTTCATGGCGGTTTGAGAAATCCGGAAAGTTTTATTGAAAGGTCTAAAAGGCTCATTGACTCACTGTACGATAATCATATTCATGACGATAACGACAAAAAGAAAGTAGCCGTCAATGAAATAACCAGCCATATTAATGGCATTTCTTTTTACGACAGCATGGTGGTTTTTGAAAAAGAAAAACGTAAAAAACCTTTTCATATACAGGTCGGCAATGAAACCATAACACCATACATACCTACTGAGCTGAAAAAAGAAACGTTACTTTCCAGAATGAAATCGGTATTTAAAGAGAAGAAAAAACATAGTTTCGATTTAAACAACCATGGCAAAATTTAA
- a CDS encoding CocE/NonD family hydrolase: MRFSKSFVHLKKRFVKICFLFTFISLPFLTFAQKAKVNEDSLYIREHYTKIERMIPMRDGIKLFTAIYIPKDISASKTYPVLLNRTPYSSAPYGEELFKTSIGPSMLFAREGYLVAYQDVRGKYMSEGDFEAYRPFIQVKKAKTDTDESSDTFDTIDWIIKNIDGNNGKVGSWGISAPGYYATMTAIEAHPALKVASPQAPVTDWFMGDDRHHNGAFFLMGTFSFLSSYGAPRPVPTPKGTPPFSAYGTPDSYEFYLKLGPLKNVNEKIFKGENRIWNQMMEHDVYGGFWTARTPVPHLKNITPAVMVVGGWFDQVDLYGPLKTYQAIESNKPKSENLLIMGPWIHGGWARGTGESLGNIRFGSKTSLYYEKEIELPYFNHYLKDQPDAKLPKAFIFETGANEWRKYDQWPPKNTVEKRLYLHPDGTLSFSPTMTTMQVNAKPAFTEYISDPAKPVPYTSEIRIIRGSDYMYEDQRFAASRPDVLVYESEVLKEDITISGNVFADLFVSTTGTDADFVVKLIDVYPGDAPNDSPVNPNMKMGGFQLLIRGEVMRAKFRKSFAKPEAMVPNKIENVKFDMQDAAHRFKKGHKIMIQVQSSWFPLVDRNPQKFVNIYKASEQDFHSAKHRIYSSGTSSSYIGVRVIE; the protein is encoded by the coding sequence ATGAGATTTTCAAAATCCTTTGTTCATTTAAAAAAGCGCTTTGTAAAAATTTGTTTTCTGTTCACATTTATTTCATTACCGTTTTTAACTTTTGCGCAAAAAGCCAAAGTCAATGAAGATTCGTTGTACATCCGCGAGCATTACACTAAAATTGAACGCATGATACCGATGCGTGACGGGATAAAACTGTTCACAGCCATATACATTCCGAAGGATATTTCTGCTTCTAAAACCTATCCTGTTTTGCTCAACCGGACTCCGTACAGCAGCGCACCTTATGGAGAGGAATTGTTTAAAACTTCTATTGGTCCAAGTATGCTTTTTGCACGGGAAGGATACCTTGTTGCTTATCAGGATGTACGTGGAAAGTATATGTCGGAGGGTGATTTTGAGGCTTATCGTCCATTTATTCAGGTAAAAAAAGCGAAAACAGATACAGATGAAAGTTCAGATACCTTTGATACAATCGACTGGATCATTAAAAACATTGATGGAAATAATGGTAAAGTAGGCAGCTGGGGAATTTCCGCACCTGGTTATTATGCCACCATGACTGCCATCGAAGCGCATCCTGCACTGAAAGTAGCTTCTCCACAGGCTCCTGTAACAGACTGGTTTATGGGTGACGACCGGCATCACAACGGTGCATTTTTTCTGATGGGTACATTTTCATTTTTATCATCCTATGGGGCACCACGGCCGGTACCAACGCCAAAAGGAACTCCTCCGTTCTCTGCTTACGGAACTCCGGATTCTTATGAGTTTTACCTGAAACTGGGGCCATTGAAAAATGTGAATGAAAAGATATTCAAGGGTGAAAACCGGATCTGGAATCAAATGATGGAGCACGATGTATACGGCGGCTTCTGGACAGCCCGTACGCCGGTTCCGCATTTGAAAAACATAACGCCTGCGGTCATGGTAGTAGGAGGGTGGTTTGACCAGGTAGATTTGTACGGCCCTTTAAAAACGTATCAGGCCATAGAATCAAACAAACCAAAATCTGAAAATCTGCTCATAATGGGTCCGTGGATACACGGAGGATGGGCACGGGGTACGGGTGAATCGCTGGGCAATATCCGTTTTGGATCAAAGACCAGTTTGTATTACGAGAAGGAAATTGAATTGCCTTATTTTAATCATTATCTGAAAGACCAGCCAGATGCCAAACTTCCTAAGGCATTTATTTTTGAAACAGGAGCAAATGAATGGAGAAAATACGACCAGTGGCCGCCAAAAAATACGGTGGAAAAAAGGCTCTATCTGCATCCGGATGGGACACTTTCCTTTTCGCCAACTATGACCACCATGCAGGTGAACGCCAAACCTGCATTTACGGAATATATCAGCGATCCTGCCAAACCTGTTCCCTACACTTCCGAAATCAGGATTATCCGGGGAAGTGACTATATGTATGAAGATCAGCGTTTTGCAGCAAGCCGGCCCGACGTATTGGTCTACGAATCGGAAGTTTTGAAGGAAGACATTACTATTTCAGGTAACGTGTTTGCAGATCTGTTTGTATCCACAACGGGTACAGATGCTGATTTTGTGGTAAAATTAATTGATGTATACCCTGGTGATGCGCCTAATGACAGTCCTGTAAACCCGAATATGAAAATGGGTGGTTTTCAGCTTTTGATCAGGGGTGAAGTGATGCGTGCGAAGTTCAGAAAAAGCTTTGCAAAACCGGAAGCCATGGTTCCTAATAAAATTGAAAACGTGAAATTTGATATGCAGGATGCAGCACACCGTTTCAAAAAAGGACATAAGATCATGATCCAGGTACAAAGTTCTTGGTTTCCTTTGGTTGACAGAAACCCGCAGAAGTTTGTTAATATTTATAAAGCTTCGGAACAGGATTTTCATTCTGCCAAACATCGGATTTATTCTTCGGGTACAAGCAGTTCTTATATCGGCGTGCGGGTTATTGAGTAA
- a CDS encoding sugar phosphate isomerase/epimerase: protein MKKLILIAGMLLLTMLMNKAYSQKTDPKNDWKLGVAMYTFHTISFPEALAKVDSAGIDYIEGMTFHRSGPELKDSVISQLSPASVAKLKKLVADRGMKIESIYIGGGKTVDSWKKEFEIAKELGVKFVTTEPPVNMWDSIDSLAGVYGMKVAIHEHWKGVSAYWHPDSVLAAIKGHPNFGACADLGHWPKSGVNPVDGVKKLAGHIIAIHLKDIAAFNDPKLKDVTVGTGVVNFPAVFAELKKQGFKGPIYIERDAETLPSNLPSVMETVKYYNKEVGKLK from the coding sequence ATGAAAAAATTAATACTGATTGCCGGTATGTTATTGCTGACCATGTTGATGAATAAAGCATACAGCCAGAAAACCGATCCTAAGAATGACTGGAAACTGGGAGTGGCCATGTATACCTTTCACACGATCTCTTTTCCGGAAGCATTGGCCAAGGTGGACAGCGCCGGTATTGATTACATAGAAGGAATGACGTTTCATAGATCGGGGCCGGAATTAAAGGATTCTGTTATATCCCAACTGTCTCCGGCAAGTGTGGCAAAATTGAAAAAGTTGGTTGCTGACAGAGGAATGAAAATAGAATCCATTTACATTGGAGGAGGAAAAACAGTGGATTCCTGGAAAAAGGAATTTGAAATCGCTAAGGAACTTGGTGTAAAGTTTGTAACAACCGAGCCTCCGGTTAATATGTGGGATAGCATTGACAGTCTGGCGGGTGTTTATGGAATGAAGGTGGCTATACATGAGCACTGGAAAGGTGTAAGTGCATACTGGCATCCTGATTCCGTATTGGCAGCGATTAAAGGCCATCCAAATTTCGGTGCTTGTGCGGATCTGGGACACTGGCCGAAAAGTGGTGTTAATCCTGTGGATGGTGTGAAAAAACTGGCCGGCCATATTATAGCCATACACCTTAAAGACATTGCGGCGTTCAATGATCCGAAACTGAAAGATGTAACAGTGGGAACAGGTGTGGTAAATTTTCCAGCTGTATTTGCTGAATTGAAAAAACAAGGATTCAAAGGCCCGATTTATATCGAAAGAGACGCTGAAACTTTGCCAAGTAATTTGCCCTCTGTGATGGAGACGGTTAAGTATTATAATAAGGAAGTTGGGAAGCTGAAGTGA
- a CDS encoding glycoside hydrolase family 140 protein, translated as MKNLALLLILILTQNISQAQQPFSHGRLKVSDNHRFLVHQDGTPFFWLGDTAWELFHRLNREEADQYLKHRAQQGFTVVQAVALAEIDGLNTPNALGDKPLINNDPSKPNDAYFRHVDYIIDKAAEYGIVIALLPTWGDKVFKDNWGKGPEIFNVNNAAAYGEWIGNRYKKRENIVWILGGDRTPRKDSDDVKIWRLMAEGLERGADGKDKALLSFHPQPNSVGMGGSSNWFHRDEWLDFNMLQDGHCRDEITYDKVSFVYNRRPVKPVVDAEPIYEDHPVCFNATDLGISNAYDVRKFAYLDLFAGAFGHTYGCHDIWQMYSKEREPINGPHFPWQEALDLPGAKQMTFVKKLMTSRPILDRVPDQSLIEENNYGPADRIQATRGKDYAFIYTAAGRQITVNAGKISGNQFNAYWFDPRKGEAKLIGKYDNKGRHQFKPPTAGYGKDWILVLDDPAKNYGFDNLK; from the coding sequence ATGAAAAACCTTGCACTGCTGCTGATATTAATTTTAACACAAAACATAAGTCAGGCCCAACAACCTTTTTCTCACGGACGGCTTAAAGTGTCTGATAATCATCGGTTTCTGGTTCATCAGGATGGGACGCCTTTTTTCTGGCTGGGAGATACGGCCTGGGAATTGTTTCACAGGCTCAATCGTGAAGAGGCGGACCAGTATTTAAAACACCGTGCCCAGCAAGGATTTACAGTGGTTCAGGCCGTTGCCCTGGCAGAAATTGATGGATTGAACACACCTAATGCACTGGGAGATAAACCATTAATTAATAACGATCCTTCAAAGCCAAATGATGCGTATTTCAGGCACGTTGATTATATCATCGACAAAGCCGCTGAATATGGAATTGTAATAGCCTTACTGCCAACCTGGGGGGATAAAGTTTTTAAGGATAACTGGGGAAAAGGCCCTGAAATTTTTAATGTAAACAATGCCGCCGCTTATGGTGAATGGATTGGAAACCGCTATAAAAAACGTGAAAATATAGTCTGGATTTTAGGTGGCGACCGCACGCCCAGAAAGGATTCTGATGATGTGAAAATATGGAGATTGATGGCGGAAGGTTTGGAAAGAGGTGCGGATGGAAAAGACAAAGCATTGTTAAGTTTTCATCCGCAGCCAAATAGTGTCGGAATGGGCGGATCCTCTAACTGGTTTCATAGAGATGAATGGTTGGATTTCAATATGTTACAGGACGGGCATTGCCGGGATGAAATTACTTACGATAAGGTTTCATTTGTTTACAACCGCAGGCCGGTTAAACCAGTTGTTGACGCAGAACCTATTTATGAAGATCATCCGGTATGTTTCAACGCAACCGATCTGGGTATTTCCAATGCCTATGATGTGAGAAAATTCGCTTATCTGGATTTATTTGCGGGCGCATTCGGGCATACATATGGTTGTCATGATATTTGGCAAATGTATTCGAAAGAACGGGAGCCGATCAATGGCCCGCATTTCCCATGGCAGGAAGCTCTTGATCTGCCCGGAGCAAAACAGATGACGTTTGTGAAAAAACTGATGACATCCAGGCCAATATTGGACCGTGTTCCTGACCAATCGCTTATTGAAGAAAATAATTACGGACCTGCAGACCGTATCCAGGCAACAAGAGGGAAGGACTATGCTTTTATTTATACGGCCGCCGGACGTCAAATTACGGTTAATGCAGGAAAAATTTCAGGTAATCAGTTTAATGCATATTGGTTCGATCCGCGCAAAGGAGAGGCAAAACTGATTGGGAAATACGATAACAAGGGCCGACACCAGTTCAAACCACCAACGGCAGGTTATGGAAAAGACTGGATTTTGGTTTTGGATGATCCTGCGAAAAATTACGGATTTGATAATCTAAAATAA
- a CDS encoding glycosyltransferase family 1 protein, translated as MTRLPKNLLCLSHLRWDFVYQRPQHLLTRFSEFTAVYFLEEPVFGSTDMPYLTFSQRMPNLWVCVPHLSKGLSKTEINAQLKELLKFFFVNKDASEFIFWYYTPMALEFSGHMKAGLTVYDCMDELSAFKFAPEELKNLEKQLFNSTDIVFTGGHSLYESKKMQHYNIHPFPSSIDKKHFSQARVKGQEPADQANIKGPKIGFYGVIDERFDSNLIQGIADARPDWNIILIGPIVKIDPKTLPKNKNVHYLGSKSYEELPKYLSGWEVAMVPFLLNESTRFISPTKTPEYLCGGVPVVSTAIKDVINPYAKNKLVSIGVDSEDFVDAIESQLNNQDKSKWLEEVDQFLASNSWDITCSAMTDAMISTIGSRNKITVSVNGVSKV; from the coding sequence ATGACGCGTTTACCCAAAAATTTATTATGTTTATCGCATCTGCGCTGGGACTTTGTTTACCAACGTCCTCAACATTTATTAACACGTTTTTCTGAGTTTACAGCAGTTTATTTTTTGGAAGAACCTGTGTTTGGTTCAACCGATATGCCGTATCTGACTTTTTCCCAAAGAATGCCGAATCTGTGGGTTTGTGTTCCGCATCTTTCCAAAGGATTGAGTAAAACAGAGATCAACGCGCAATTGAAAGAACTGCTTAAATTTTTCTTTGTCAATAAAGATGCCTCAGAATTTATTTTCTGGTATTATACGCCAATGGCCCTGGAATTTTCAGGACATATGAAGGCAGGCCTTACCGTTTACGATTGCATGGATGAATTGTCTGCTTTCAAATTTGCGCCGGAGGAACTGAAAAATTTGGAGAAACAGCTCTTTAACAGTACTGATATTGTTTTTACCGGTGGACATTCTTTGTATGAATCCAAGAAGATGCAACACTACAATATCCATCCGTTTCCAAGCAGTATAGATAAAAAGCATTTTTCGCAAGCAAGAGTAAAAGGGCAGGAGCCGGCTGATCAGGCCAATATCAAAGGGCCGAAAATTGGTTTTTATGGTGTAATTGATGAGCGTTTTGACAGCAATCTGATTCAGGGAATTGCAGATGCAAGGCCGGACTGGAATATTATCCTGATCGGGCCAATTGTTAAAATTGATCCGAAAACATTGCCAAAAAATAAGAATGTCCATTATTTAGGCTCCAAATCTTATGAAGAGCTGCCTAAATATTTATCGGGCTGGGAAGTTGCGATGGTGCCATTTTTGCTAAATGAATCAACACGATTCATCAGTCCTACCAAAACACCTGAGTACCTTTGCGGAGGCGTTCCTGTGGTTTCAACAGCGATTAAAGACGTTATTAATCCTTATGCAAAGAACAAACTGGTATCAATAGGAGTGGATTCGGAAGACTTCGTTGATGCAATTGAAAGTCAGCTTAATAACCAGGATAAAAGCAAATGGCTTGAAGAAGTAGATCAGTTTTTGGCCAGCAATTCATGGGATATTACCTGTTCAGCCATGACGGACGCAATGATTTCAACAATTGGTAGCAGAAACAAGATTACAGTTTCGGTTAATGGTGTATCGAAAGTTTAG
- a CDS encoding family 1 glycosylhydrolase translates to MAEIKNPFQSFWMGGYECTDQLNTHGNRVDFLHITSHLELINEDYKQLQTFSITTVREGIRWSQIEKEPYEYDFSTVHQMIDAGKANGVQQIWDICHFGYPDDLSPLHPHFTRRFVALCKAFATFYFSVNPDETLIVTPINEVSFISWLGGDVAGTSPYCRHNGWEVKYGLMRAYIAGVKAFKEINPATVILTTEPLVNMVPPLNATPEEILDARKQHELQFQSVDMLCGKICPELGGKPEYLDILGFNYYYNNQWVIGNFQFLGWNDRVPDPRFRLLSDLLRDAYLRYNRPIALTETSHPGVDRPVWIRQITSEIGKVLQLNIPFWGVCIYPIIDRPDWDNLKNWHHSGVWDTDSGALSDNRILHEPSAHALLESQQKLANMIR, encoded by the coding sequence ATGGCAGAAATTAAGAATCCGTTCCAATCGTTCTGGATGGGAGGCTACGAATGTACAGACCAACTGAACACCCACGGAAACAGAGTGGATTTCCTTCATATTACTTCTCATTTAGAGCTTATTAATGAAGATTATAAGCAATTGCAAACTTTTAGTATTACTACTGTACGGGAAGGAATTCGGTGGAGCCAGATTGAAAAGGAACCCTATGAATATGATTTCAGTACGGTTCATCAAATGATTGATGCCGGTAAAGCAAACGGCGTTCAGCAGATCTGGGATATATGCCATTTTGGTTATCCTGATGATCTCAGCCCCTTACATCCCCATTTCACCAGGCGTTTTGTCGCTTTATGTAAAGCATTTGCTACATTTTATTTTTCGGTTAATCCTGATGAAACACTGATTGTTACACCTATTAATGAGGTAAGTTTTATTTCCTGGCTTGGCGGCGATGTGGCAGGCACATCCCCTTATTGCAGGCACAACGGATGGGAAGTGAAGTACGGTCTTATGCGGGCATATATTGCTGGTGTAAAGGCTTTTAAAGAAATAAACCCTGCTACGGTAATACTTACGACAGAGCCGCTGGTGAACATGGTGCCGCCCTTAAATGCTACACCCGAAGAAATTCTGGATGCCCGAAAACAGCATGAATTACAGTTTCAGTCTGTGGATATGTTATGCGGAAAAATATGTCCGGAATTAGGAGGCAAACCTGAATACCTGGATATTTTGGGTTTCAATTATTATTACAATAATCAGTGGGTAATAGGAAATTTTCAGTTTTTAGGATGGAATGACCGTGTGCCTGATCCAAGATTCCGGTTGTTATCCGATTTGTTAAGAGACGCTTATTTGCGGTATAATCGTCCGATTGCACTTACAGAAACAAGCCATCCTGGTGTAGACAGGCCAGTATGGATCCGGCAGATTACCAGTGAAATCGGCAAGGTTTTACAACTGAACATACCCTTCTGGGGAGTTTGCATATATCCGATAATTGACCGTCCGGACTGGGATAATCTTAAAAACTGGCATCATTCCGGTGTGTGGGATACCGATTCAGGAGCGTTATCGGATAACAGGATTTTGCATGAACCTTCTGCTCACGCCTTACTCGAATCGCAGCAGAAACTGGCAAATATGATCCGTTAG
- a CDS encoding helix-turn-helix transcriptional regulator, whose protein sequence is MQTSIPNLDLCALSEYRENDIMISRFAQYLAEHQNLVFPHRHSFYQFVLFTKGGGTHTIDFRHFAVAPFQIYFMIPGQVHTWDFEGDMDGYVVNFSEIFFRSFLLKTDYLDSFSFWNGITEESVLTLPAEIRKSIINLSEDLVLQYQSNHVLREDMIRLILLQLFVMIEQNVIVNPDNTVHHVQNAVVRNFQKLVEKNYVTVRLPGEYAHLLSVTPNHLNALVKEHLGKQAGEVIRNRIILEAKRMLVSLEMNISEIAYELNFSDNSYFTKFFKKYEGTSPETFRKKSKV, encoded by the coding sequence ATGCAGACCAGTATTCCCAATCTTGATCTTTGTGCACTTTCCGAATATCGTGAAAATGATATAATGATCAGCCGTTTTGCACAATATCTTGCTGAACATCAGAATCTTGTGTTCCCTCACCGTCATAGTTTTTATCAGTTTGTGTTATTTACTAAGGGTGGGGGAACTCATACTATTGACTTCCGTCATTTTGCAGTAGCGCCTTTTCAAATCTATTTTATGATACCGGGACAAGTGCATACCTGGGATTTTGAAGGAGATATGGACGGTTATGTTGTGAATTTTTCAGAAATATTCTTCCGGTCTTTTTTACTGAAAACCGATTATCTGGACAGCTTTTCATTCTGGAACGGCATTACAGAAGAAAGTGTACTGACCTTACCAGCAGAAATCAGGAAAAGTATTATAAACCTATCAGAAGACCTGGTCCTGCAATACCAGTCGAATCATGTTTTGCGCGAAGATATGATTCGTTTGATCCTGCTTCAATTATTTGTAATGATAGAACAAAATGTAATTGTTAATCCTGACAATACCGTACATCATGTTCAAAATGCAGTTGTCAGGAATTTTCAAAAACTGGTTGAAAAGAACTATGTTACGGTCAGATTACCAGGTGAGTACGCGCATTTATTGAGTGTTACGCCCAATCATTTGAATGCATTAGTAAAGGAACATCTGGGTAAACAAGCTGGTGAAGTAATTCGTAACCGCATTATACTGGAAGCGAAAAGAATGCTTGTCAGCCTGGAAATGAACATATCTGAAATTGCGTATGAGTTAAATTTCAGCGACAATTCCTATTTTACCAAATTCTTCAAAAAGTACGAAGGAACATCCCCCGAAACATTCAGAAAAAAATCTAAAGTTTAA